The following proteins come from a genomic window of Natrinema saccharevitans:
- a CDS encoding tyrosine-type recombinase/integrase encodes MNLQQHENRDDMKVWLSQNEVEQFLEASDDTQQRIAFALGARCGLRSHEVLDIAPEDIVDTDAGTMLRVWHGKGDKFRETPVPRDLATTIRTVDDVRDAPTSSSLVEITSTRSLRRWVRSTADQLHEETGDAGWDHLGFHDLRRTWATALASDDVDPLLVCDWGGWNDLETFLEHYRGSYSPEAQQRERGKVSWL; translated from the coding sequence ATGAATCTCCAACAGCACGAGAACCGCGACGACATGAAGGTCTGGCTTAGCCAGAACGAAGTAGAACAATTTCTCGAGGCGTCCGACGATACCCAGCAGCGGATCGCGTTCGCACTCGGGGCGCGGTGCGGCCTCCGCTCACACGAAGTCCTCGATATTGCGCCGGAGGATATCGTCGATACTGACGCCGGAACGATGCTCCGTGTCTGGCACGGCAAGGGCGATAAGTTCCGAGAGACGCCGGTCCCGCGCGATCTTGCGACGACCATCCGCACGGTCGACGACGTGCGCGACGCGCCAACCAGCTCGTCACTCGTCGAGATTACAAGTACGCGGTCACTCCGGCGGTGGGTTCGATCGACTGCCGACCAGTTGCATGAGGAGACAGGCGATGCTGGATGGGATCACCTCGGCTTCCACGATCTCCGCCGGACCTGGGCGACTGCACTCGCTTCCGATGATGTTGATCCGCTTTTAGTCTGTGACTGGGGCGGATGGAACGATCTCGAAACCTTCCTGGAGCATTATCGAGGTAGCTACAGCCCCGAAGCACAGCAACGTGAACGCGGCAAAGTCAGCTGGCTATAA